The genomic DNA AAAGCAATTTCCTTCCTTCTAGGCTGCTATAAGTTTACTCATATCATATCAGTATAAATGTTGGCTtgcaaaggttttattttttggcaagcTCATGTTATCTGGGTGTGGGGTGTTTGAAAAGTCTCTCTGGTTTGTCCGTTTGGGATATTCCAGCATCCCAGTTCTAACACTTGGCAGCAAGCTTTTAAATTCAATATAAGATTAGAATTTTGCTTTGAATTTCCTTGTCATGATCAGATTTTCTCAAAGTCTCCTTCTCATTAAATTTCCCCGCAACACTACTATTGAAAGCAAAGTGTGTTTGAGGCCAACAAAAATTGCAGCAATTAAATGTCCACTGTGATGAATTAACTGTCTCGAGTGGCTTTCAAGCTTTCAAAACTGCtgcatacttttttttttctaaaaatggcATAATTTGGAAAATGGAAGGAATAATGTGAAATGATCTGTAGCTAATGGGCTAGAAGCTTTAAAATTTAGCCTAAGTGTTTCCTAACCCTAATTATATAAATTATTCATAAATAATCAACAGCCATTTGTTGTATTGTAGCATTTAGCTGGCATTCTCACTGACTCCTCACAATTCCAAGTCTCTATAGACGAGGCTTGCACATTACAATCTGCTCCTCATTTAGCTGTATATTAATGTACTTCGgtgaaaataatccaaaccAGTTCCACTGACACATCCTCTTAAACTGAATATGTGGGTTCTGGACTGTCAGTGCTACAACTATGAAGACCTTTAAATCTTAACTTCTACTGTCTGACAATTAGCTAActaaacaaatgatcaaaaaaataaCTCTAAGATTCACTGAGATCTCAACAGTCCTCATCAGAACCACCACCGAATAAAAGTCAACATGTCTCATCTTACCTCTGGACATAGTTATGTTTGAGACACTCTCTGAGGCCTGTTTCTACAGCAATGTGGGCGGAGCTCCAGTCTGGGTGGTTGCGGATGCAGTCCACGATTGGCTGTGCAGTCTCTGCCTTCAGAGAAAGTGTCTCATAGAAGGGTCGGAGTTTGAGCGCATACTGAGGGAACCAGTTCATGGCATCTTCCTCTGACACCACCTGAAACAGCCTTCAGACAGTGCAGTGGGTACAacgttgaattttacaagaaatgttAGAGGGAATCTGAATTTATTCCAAAAACTGGAAATGTGTTAATGCTATGTGCTTATAGTACAATGTCAGACCAGATAAACAAGAGAACAAGAATGATTTTTCTCTACTAATAAAGATCATTCCAAAGAGCTTGGAGTATATCTGAATTTTACCTATTGGTTATTGTGCCTTCAAAAAGAGGcttttgtttactgtttgtgACTTTACTGTTTGCATTCAGTTGTGTTTTGGTTCCCACCTTGAATCAACTTTTAGAACACTGACGTACACAGTATAAATGTTTGCAGTTGCAGTCACACTGAGACAGTTAAAAGAATGCTGAAGTTTTGAAAGCAGCTTTAACAATTTGCAGTAAACTAACACAACCAAGTTTTACAAGCGATTTTAACATGGTGTAAGATCTTAAAAACTTTTGCTTTTAGATGTCTGCAGTTAAATCTGCAAAGTCCACAGTGTTTTCAGAGAAAGCTTGACTGTTACGTCAAAGATAACGATCTCTGACAACTTCAGAGTTTGGTTTCAGTTAAGGTAAACTCCTTCAACCTTTCCCCAAGCCTGCTTTTCAGATCAATAGCTGAATGACTCAACAGTGACTCATTCAAAATAATGGGCTTGAATTTAGTTAAGCTGCTCATTTGGGTAATGGTGGAGATCAACAGCGACCTAAGCTAAATCAATAGTATTAACATTGAATAAAAGTAGTAAGCATGTCTACAGAAGCTTGtggaatcacagaaaaacaaaaaaccgtAATATGTGCACCCTTAAACTATTTTGATGATTGCACAACACTGCAGAAGACACATATAACACCATTCCTCACATGACGGGATCAATACTGACCTCAGAACCACAGTCGGCGTCTCGGGGGACATAAGCAGACAGTCCCATGACTGGCACTGGGTATTTTTGTACAGGACCATGCGTCCCTCTTCTTTCAGCAGAACTTTGCCTCCTCCTCCATAGTCAGACAGCGGCACATCTCTGACCCGGTAAGGGTTGGTGAAGAGGGTTGACACAGAGGAGACTGTGTCCAACAGCTTGCCCAGGAACTGCATTGTTACCTGAAAACACATATGTATTAaatacacatgtggacaaaatagttggtacccctcggtacatgaaagaaaaacccagaatggtcacagaaataatttgaatctgacaaaagtaataataaataaaaattctgtgacaattaaccaatgaaaatcagacatttcttTTGACTTGTGGTTCAAaagaattactttaaaaaataaactcatgaaacaggcctggacaaaaatgatggtatccctagaaaagactgaaaataatgtgaccatagggacatgttcaatcaatgtgtgtcctctaattagcatcacaggtgtctacaaacttgtaatcagtcagtcaacctatttatagggttacagtagtcactgtgctgtttggtgacatggtgtgtaccacactaaacatggaccagaggaagcgaaggagagagttgtctcaggagattagaaagaaaattatagaccagcgtGTTAAaagtaaaggctataagaccatctccaagcagcttgatgttcctgtgattactgattacaagtttgtagacacctgtgatgctaattagaggacacaccttgattgaacatgtccctatggtcacattattatcaatcttttctaggggtaccatcatttttgtccaggcctgtttcatgagtttattttttttttttaaataattctgttgaaccatgtttcaaaagcaatgtctgattttcattgattcatagaacttttatttattattagttttgtcagattcaaattatttctgtgagcattgtgggtttttctttcattaaccgagggagACCAACAattgtccacgtgtgtaagaTCAAAGCCACCTACAGCACAGTGTCTATGAACTCAGCAGGGTAGCACCTGTTTGGCAGCTCTGCCTCAGGATTGTTGTCACCAATAATGAACGATTTATTCTACCCCTAAGACAGGATGTAACCAATCAGGAAGAGCAACAAGTGCAATATGCCAAGTATGGCTGCTGACAGCCTCCAATTTGTGGCTAGATGAGTGCAATAATGAGCTGCTCTATCAACAACATCTCACTGTGAGGTTTGGATTATTAATGCAATACTACTGTTACTAGCTGGGCTAAGGTTAGCTGTGGACATCCTGCTTCCTATTTCGCTTCTTGTAGCTTTGAAAACTGAGTGTAATTGAGACCGGTcttcatttaaatgaacaagtgGCTCCATTCATGCCGCTCACGAGTTTAAAGTTGGGAAGAATCGATTTAAAACCGAAGCTAAACGCCGGAGGCAGTGCGCACTGTCACTGAAACACACCTTTAGTTCGTGTTTTTCATATAAAGACCTGGAACCATTCTGAGCACATTTAATACAGTCAGCTAGCTCCCTGTCCACTGCAGATAATCGCATTAAAGAGTATAAAAGCCGGCTGCTGTCCGTGCTTACCTGCTAGCTGCTCTCTGCCTGACTTCTGACGGCTACATCAACAACCGCCGCAATACAACCAACCCTGCTGGAAATCATGATTGACGTGAGCTCAACCAATCAGAGTTCAAGGATGAGAAGCTGCTCGGTTGTAAGGCGGGGCTTATTACATAGAGGATGCTCGGTCATTCTTCAAGCTTCCTACTGTGAAACTGCTAATAAACTATGAAGTTTTGCACCTTGAAATTTTTAGATATTGTATActtaaaaacattagaaatactAGTAATTCGAGTAAAGAATAAAAGTCTTCCCACCTGTATTCAACAATCCTTcaaattaagagaaaaaaattataatttaaaagGGCTGGTTGTCTTTGAAAGAGGTAGTGTGAGAACTAATGTTAAATACGGATGTGTTTCATATTTGGGGGTTATATTATGGAATGGACTGAGTGATGGGTTGAAACTGTGTAGATCTCTGTTGAGTTTCAAAAAAGCATTGAAAGGCAAAATAATTTTGGATTGcaatgtaaaatgactcatgtGAAACGACTAAGAAGAATAATTTAGagtaaatttttgttttgttttttctttttgtcttttgtttcttgTATTACTGATATGCTGGGTGATTCTATGGATTGTACAGGATAGGCAAAATAAGCCTCGGCTTCTGCCTATTCCTTTTTCGGTTACAGAACTtgtaaaaattattattgtatatgtatgtatttttgtttgtttgtttgtttttatttttggtttttttgtcttttctttttcatcttcttttttcttttttgtgggaggaggaggggaggaggaaagagagaaaaaaagtttcCTGTAAGAATGTATAATATTTTTTACTTAACTGAAcgcacaaaatgaaattattgtaCTGCAATTTTGTAACCGAAGTaagccattcattcattcattcattcattcattcaagctGAAATTCCACTAGCAGACACACAACCTCAGAAAGAACCTTGTTATAATATATACAAAActtcacagaaatacacaaattaattgagaaataaaaatgttaatttgagAAATTCAAGATATAAGGCATATAGAATAGAGTATACCAAGAGGAACCACACCAGCTGGGTTAAGCTGCTTACATGTGACTTTAAACAGTGAATAGCAACTACATCTCTACATAAGCATTACACTAAATGTTCCTGAATGGTTCAGTGATATTGTACAAAACTACAGATACAGTTATAAATCAGTCTTTGGTTCAAAAGCCATTAAAAAACACCAATAAATCACATGACTGTGTCACTCAGATGATTTCAGATTCAGTTCCTTGTGTAAAATTGGTAATACTATCAGTGCCTTTTACTTCACTCACACAATCTCAAAAAGCTGAGTAAAGTCAATAAGACCTGTctgcaaaaaaaccaaaaaaacaaaacagtaactAACTCTGCTTGacagttttttccatttaaaatcaatGTGAGAGTGACAAGAGTAGTTTtgcagtgtctgtgtgtgtgtgaccacaTTTTAATGGAGGTAAATACCATTTATGCTTTATCCTTGGGtaaaatttattgtttttgttgccttATTTTGCCCTCAGAACAGAGATTTGACATGATTACTGTCATAATTTGAGGAAATGGTGAGGCAGGAAAGATTTTGTAGCTGTCAAAAACAGATGGTGTTGGATGAGCCCAACCCTGTCTTAAGGTGCTTGAACGCTAGTTTTAGAATGCCTAAACTGAATATTAACAGGGAATGCTGCCTTTACTTTATTCTCATTCCAGTCAAAGATCAGAACATTGGAATGTGAGAATTTTAGAGTAGATTAAGGAACTTGAAACTCTAGAAGTACAAAAAACAGTAAGTTCTCCAACCAGTGTGACCAAATCTGTCCTTTGTCCTCCACGTTTGACCCATTTCCTGAATCAAAATTCTTTTCCTCTGGCAGGAAATGCATCATAGATATTTGTGTGGagtttaaacaaagaaaaaaacacttgagaAAGACATCTACGGGCTTTTTGTGGATGATGGCCACTAGAGGGTATTATCACTATCAAACTTGTTTCATAATCAGCTTATGCACGGATAAACAGGActattttttctgtagtttttgttgaaatttcagCTAAAGACtttatatttagatattttagcAACTAGGGGGGCACTTACATTAAAGCTCCCCTATCCTTTCCTTTTTCAGCAGAGGTATTTTTCACCATATGTGACCTTTAAATGTTGCAATGTTATATATTATCCATATTACTGTGTTAGTAAGTACAAACTAAGggaaaatcaaacaaaagaaatattGCCATTCCAGAGGACTGTAGCATAGCTGTCACAGGTTCTTTTCCCAGAATATTTTGCCATGTCATAGACAGAAAAGTGCTGAGACAAGTAAAGATGATGGGAATGATGGGTGAGTTTAATTTAGCTGCTTCGTGTTTCATGGCCCTGGCTTCTTTTGCTTGTAACGCTGGTCTAATTCCCTTATGAATGTGATTAAGAATGGTGTTGCAGAATGCTGCCATGTGCGGCTGTAAATGTACACATCAGGGCACGCTCCAATTCAATGTCTATGGGTATAATTGTTTGCAATGCTCTCGACTTGAGCTGAACAGAACCGCTATTAGTGTTATTAGAAATACCATTACCTGCAAGGCAAAATACAGTATGTGCTGTGTTAAAAACATtaagtaaaaacaaattaacatgataatttttttttttaaaaaggcaaaaatattaACTTTATACATCTTACAAATAGCTAACgggaaaaaaacatatgtataaatatcaataattaaaacatttagatATCTGTGATTGGGAAGCGGCTTGATTCTGTAATGTtatgagaaagttctgcaaagttctagtaATGTTTACCATGGgtagttttcttttagttcccaaATATTCTGAAAGGCAGAATAAAGTTCCATGTAGAAacaaccccccaaaaaatcttaaaacattttttgaatgttgcatCAGAgcgttcttcctttgttattaTGTAACATTAAgggaatgttttatagaagaacatGTTTAACAGCAGCTGTCTGAGAACATCCTGAGAGTACTGCAggtaaaatattttacttttgcTATTGCATCAAATTACAGGAAAATTCATTTGGTTTTTAAGGTCTGAATAACAtctggaaagcatttttttaaggttGGTTTGGGaatgttcttcttttgttaTCGTGTAACATAATCTGACATTCTCCAGAAAACCTCTGAAAGTTCAAATGTTCTGCCTTAGCTCACTTTTAACGTCACAGGAACactatttaaaacaacaaatttccTCAAAACGTTCTTTGAGCATTATAATGACAATATGACAATATGACAACATACCTACAAGTGCAATGCTTCTGTCAGTGCAATTCATACCATGTGCAATtttgctcttatgttgtatatattttcttaAGGTGTCTTTTGCTcttatgttgtgtgtgtgtatatacacacacacacacacacacatatatatatatatgtgtgcgtgtgtgtgtgtgtgtgtgtgtgtatgtatacacatatgtatatattttgttttttgttgtttttttaaaggtgtgttATATAGactatttttaatgctgctatttGGAGAGTACTaaactgtttttcattgttttctgtaacagtgacaagatcgattctattctattctattttatgataatatgttttctttaagacATTATTGGAACTTGTTGGTAATGTTAGCCAATACTGTGGGAACATACCCTGCTTACTAGGTCATGCTCTTAGTGTTTTTGAAATCCTGACCTGAGCCTCGGAAAGAGGTGAGTTTTGAGTTCAGAGTTTGTTTTTCTAGGTG from Amphiprion ocellaris isolate individual 3 ecotype Okinawa chromosome 4, ASM2253959v1, whole genome shotgun sequence includes the following:
- the LOC129348740 gene encoding 85/88 kDa calcium-independent phospholipase A2-like, producing MRLSAVDRELADCIKCAQNGSRSLYEKHELKVTMQFLGKLLDTVSSVSTLFTNPYRVRDVPLSDYGGGGKVLLKEEGRMVLYKNTQCQSWDCLLMSPETPTVVLRLFQVVSEEDAMNWFPQYALKLRPFYETLSLKAETAQPIVDCIRNHPDWSSAHIAVETGLRECLKHNYVQSQINSRDASGQTPLHLACERGDLPCVKELLEESQARTDIKDRNGETPMHSASKQDSPVIIQVRVKSSVGSICRCFIKSGDQSPPI